One genomic region from Flagellimonas oceani encodes:
- the eno gene encoding phosphopyruvate hydratase — MKIQKIEAIEILDSRGNPTVEVNLKLEDGTTSRAMVPSGASTGEREATELRDGDKKRYGGKGVLKAVENVNTVIAKAIKDKSIHTQRELDYLLIELDGTKNKAKLGANAILGVSMAYARAKAQSAKIPLYECLGGSNAHIMPVPCMNVINGGKHADNTLDFQEFMIAPHKAPSFREAIRMGEEVFHSLKNVLKTKGLSTGVGDEGGFAPDLKSNEQAVEMILEGIHKAGYKPGIDVSICLDPAASEMWENGMYKFFKSSQKLVSSDEMVKLWESWTTQYPIVLLEDGLAENDWEGWKNLTDILGDKIEIVGDDLFCTNKSILEKGIEKGVANSILIKLNQIGTVTETLETTELAYKNSYNCFVSHRSGETVDSFIADLTVALNAGHLKTGSGCRGERIEKFNQLMRIENELGKSSQFAGLKAFKNAK; from the coding sequence ATGAAAATCCAAAAAATTGAAGCGATCGAAATACTCGATTCAAGAGGGAACCCTACCGTAGAAGTGAATCTAAAGTTGGAAGATGGAACTACCTCCCGTGCCATGGTCCCAAGTGGCGCATCAACCGGAGAAAGGGAAGCCACCGAATTAAGAGATGGCGATAAAAAACGTTATGGAGGAAAAGGCGTTTTGAAGGCAGTTGAGAATGTAAATACTGTAATTGCGAAAGCCATTAAAGATAAAAGTATCCATACACAAAGAGAGCTTGACTATTTATTGATAGAACTGGATGGAACAAAAAACAAAGCCAAACTAGGTGCAAATGCAATACTTGGTGTTTCTATGGCCTATGCGCGAGCAAAAGCCCAGAGTGCTAAAATCCCGTTATATGAGTGCTTGGGAGGAAGCAATGCCCACATAATGCCCGTACCTTGTATGAATGTCATAAACGGCGGCAAACATGCGGACAATACATTGGATTTTCAAGAATTCATGATCGCACCTCATAAGGCGCCGTCATTTAGAGAAGCCATACGTATGGGCGAAGAAGTGTTCCATTCCTTAAAAAATGTGTTAAAAACCAAAGGTTTAAGCACTGGAGTTGGTGACGAAGGTGGATTTGCCCCCGATTTAAAATCAAATGAACAGGCTGTCGAAATGATTTTAGAAGGAATTCATAAAGCTGGTTATAAACCGGGAATAGATGTAAGTATTTGTCTTGACCCCGCTGCCAGTGAAATGTGGGAAAATGGAATGTATAAATTTTTTAAAAGTTCCCAAAAGTTAGTTTCAAGCGATGAAATGGTAAAGCTTTGGGAAAGTTGGACAACTCAATATCCTATTGTCTTGCTTGAGGATGGTTTAGCTGAAAATGACTGGGAAGGTTGGAAAAACTTAACGGATATATTAGGCGATAAAATTGAAATTGTAGGCGATGACTTGTTCTGCACCAATAAATCGATTTTAGAAAAAGGTATCGAAAAAGGGGTGGCAAACTCGATCCTGATCAAATTGAATCAAATAGGAACCGTAACCGAAACGCTTGAAACAACCGAGCTTGCTTATAAAAATTCATACAATTGTTTTGTATCGCATAGGAGCGGCGAAACAGTAGATAGTTTTATTGCGGATTTAACCGTTGCCCTAAACGCGGGACATTTAAAAACAGGAAGCGGTTGCCGTGGAGAGCGTATTGAAAAATTCAATCAACTTATGCGTATTGAAAATGAATTGGGCAAATCATCACAATTTGCCGGTTTGAAAGCATTTAAGAATGCCAAATAA
- a CDS encoding PPK2 family polyphosphate kinase — protein MIDLDTISTIPPENISKNEGKNGLVHLRKELFELQNKFYADGRFGLLIILQGMDTAGKDGTIRHALSSMNPQGVQVKSFKKPTEEELKHDFLWRAYPHIPPKGMIQVFNRSYYEDLLMPMVGNTLPEEVLAHRCKLIKYLEQHLRLSNIHVLKFFLHISKEEQKARIEERLSKPHKRWKYSVEDEKAAKQWDAYRAAYNRAMNNCDDPSWHIIPADKRWYRNYNVANILTEHLKKHNLKYPIN, from the coding sequence ATGATCGATTTAGATACAATTTCTACCATACCACCCGAAAACATTTCAAAAAACGAGGGCAAGAATGGTTTGGTTCATTTACGCAAAGAGCTTTTTGAACTTCAGAACAAGTTTTATGCCGATGGGCGTTTTGGCCTGCTTATTATCCTGCAAGGTATGGACACCGCGGGCAAGGACGGCACTATCCGTCATGCTTTAAGTAGTATGAATCCGCAAGGCGTTCAAGTAAAATCGTTTAAAAAACCGACTGAGGAAGAGTTGAAACACGACTTTTTGTGGCGGGCCTACCCGCACATTCCCCCCAAGGGTATGATCCAGGTCTTTAACCGTTCCTATTACGAAGACTTACTTATGCCTATGGTAGGTAATACACTACCAGAGGAAGTACTAGCCCACCGCTGCAAGCTTATCAAATACCTGGAGCAGCATTTAAGATTGAGCAACATTCACGTACTTAAATTTTTTCTACATATCTCTAAAGAAGAACAGAAAGCGCGCATTGAGGAACGTCTGTCAAAACCCCATAAACGTTGGAAATACAGTGTAGAAGATGAAAAGGCGGCCAAACAATGGGATGCCTATAGAGCTGCCTATAATAGGGCAATGAACAACTGCGATGATCCTTCTTGGCATATTATACCAGCAGATAAACGTTGGTACCGCAACTATAACGTTGCCAATATACTTACAGAACACCTTAAAAAGCATAATCTAAAATACCCTATAAATTAA
- a CDS encoding universal stress protein, whose protein sequence is MKNILVPTDFSENCDKAADLGIEMAKLYDAEIHFFHLIHTPVDWVKLDKLKEKRYPKTLREIGAAKSALRELEKKAEKENLKCQTFLEYQVETSNILKHSGHFHHDFIITGSSGTKGTVRELFGSNVEKIIRKSDVPVIVVKEEEVSFPFKNIVFVSDFMEDVSGAFEHVISIAKKCNAHIRLLRINTQTDTNSITAGLNPIKKFLEKFPDLKNYSMYVTNEPSVETGINTFLRHEPADLIALSTHGSTGFLSLFSKSIAEGVANHSALPVMTVKI, encoded by the coding sequence ATGAAAAATATACTCGTACCCACCGATTTTTCGGAGAACTGCGACAAAGCCGCTGATTTGGGCATTGAAATGGCTAAACTATACGATGCGGAAATTCATTTCTTTCACTTGATACATACTCCCGTAGACTGGGTAAAACTGGACAAGTTAAAGGAGAAAAGATACCCCAAGACGCTTAGGGAAATCGGGGCGGCCAAATCCGCCTTGCGGGAATTGGAGAAAAAGGCGGAGAAGGAAAATCTAAAATGCCAGACCTTCTTGGAGTATCAGGTTGAGACCAGTAATATTCTAAAACATTCCGGTCATTTCCACCATGATTTTATTATCACGGGCAGCAGTGGTACCAAAGGTACCGTTCGGGAATTATTTGGTAGTAATGTTGAAAAAATTATAAGAAAATCCGATGTGCCCGTAATCGTGGTGAAAGAGGAAGAGGTCTCCTTCCCTTTTAAAAATATAGTTTTTGTCTCTGATTTCATGGAGGATGTAAGTGGTGCTTTCGAGCATGTAATCTCAATCGCAAAAAAATGCAATGCACATATTCGTTTGTTGCGTATCAACACCCAAACGGATACCAATAGCATTACTGCTGGATTGAATCCAATTAAGAAATTCTTGGAAAAGTTTCCTGATTTGAAAAATTATTCGATGTACGTCACTAACGAACCTTCTGTGGAAACGGGAATAAATACGTTCCTAAGACACGAACCTGCGGATCTGATTGCTTTGTCCACCCATGGCAGTACAGGATTTTTAAGCTTGTTTTCCAAAAGTATCGCCGAAGGTGTGGCCAATCATTCCGCACTTCCGGTAATGACGGTTAAAATCTAA
- a CDS encoding 2-hydroxyacid dehydrogenase, protein MKTTVFSTHKFEDPHLLSANKGKHELNLLEVRLTESTASLARGTEAISLFTSDDASAVVLEKLKDIGIKYIALRTAGYNNVAVEKAAELGIKVARVPAYSPYAIAEHTMALILALNRKLIRAHNRVRDMNFSLNGLTGFDLNGKTVGVMGTGKIGAILVKILHGFGCNILAYDNSEDGELIEKYGIRYTDCSTICRQADIISLHVPLVPSTKHLIDAKRISLMKPGVMLINTSRGGLVDTKAVIEGLKTGKVGYFGMDVYEEEEGLFFEDHSDEILQDDVIARLMTFSNVLITSHQAFLTDTALTNIADTTIHNLDSFEKGTVSGNEVKIN, encoded by the coding sequence ATGAAAACAACCGTATTCAGCACCCATAAATTTGAAGATCCCCATTTGCTATCTGCAAATAAAGGCAAACACGAGCTTAACCTACTTGAAGTACGGTTGACCGAAAGCACGGCTTCCTTGGCCCGTGGCACCGAGGCCATTAGTTTGTTTACGAGCGATGATGCCTCGGCGGTAGTACTTGAAAAACTTAAGGACATAGGAATCAAATATATCGCCCTGCGTACCGCTGGATATAACAACGTAGCTGTCGAAAAGGCTGCTGAACTTGGCATAAAAGTAGCCCGTGTCCCAGCCTATTCCCCATATGCCATCGCAGAACACACCATGGCGCTGATACTTGCATTGAACAGAAAACTGATCAGGGCCCACAATAGGGTCAGGGATATGAATTTCTCGCTGAACGGGCTCACCGGGTTCGACCTGAACGGAAAAACTGTCGGGGTAATGGGCACTGGAAAAATTGGGGCTATCCTTGTTAAAATACTTCACGGTTTTGGTTGTAATATTTTGGCCTATGACAACTCTGAAGATGGAGAACTCATCGAAAAGTACGGGATCCGCTATACCGACTGCTCAACAATCTGCCGCCAAGCCGATATCATAAGCCTGCATGTGCCTTTAGTGCCTTCCACCAAACATTTGATCGATGCCAAGCGTATTTCATTGATGAAACCAGGGGTAATGCTTATCAATACCAGCAGGGGTGGCTTGGTGGATACCAAAGCGGTCATTGAAGGTTTAAAAACAGGAAAAGTCGGATACTTTGGGATGGATGTCTATGAGGAAGAGGAAGGACTGTTCTTTGAAGATCATTCGGACGAAATACTACAGGATGATGTCATTGCACGTTTGATGACCTTCAGCAATGTTCTGATAACCAGTCACCAAGCTTTCTTGACCGATACAGCCTTGACCAACATTGCAGATACGACCATACATAACCTTGATAGTTTTGAAAAAGGAACGGTTTCAGGGAATGAAGTAAAAATAAATTAG
- the pgm gene encoding phosphoglucomutase (alpha-D-glucose-1,6-bisphosphate-dependent): MKTQTFETKISPYAGKPATEEMLVDVPKLVSAYYAVIPDPNIPEQRVAFGTSGHRGSSFNTSFNEWHILAITQAICIYRQQQNIDGPLFLGIDTHALSEPASTSALEVLAANGVEVMMAEGDEYTPTPAVSLAILNYNRNRKTGLADGIIITPSHNPPKDGGLKYNPPNGGASGTTITNWIQDKTNKFLAKNLSGVKRISYDKALHASTTHRYDYLNFYVEELNAVLDFDAIRGAKINMAVDPLGGAGVHYWPAIADKYMIDLTIVNKTVDPTFRFMTVDWDGQIRMDPSSPYAMQSLLKRKNDFDITFACDTDHDRHGIATPKTGLLSPNHYLSVAIFYLFQNRPGWPTRSAVGKTVVTSQMIDGIVKKLGRKLYEVPVGYKWFEEGLLDGSLGFGGEESAGASFLRKDGSVWTTDKDGFIPALLSAEITARMGKDPGEIYEGLTAELGQSYYDRSEAPATSKQKQILKQLSADRIKGEVLAGEKITVILTSATGNKQPIGGLKVETENGWFAARPSGTENIYKIYAESFVGKEHLETIIGEAQNIVNSALKNVE; this comes from the coding sequence ATGAAAACCCAAACCTTTGAAACTAAAATAAGCCCCTATGCTGGAAAACCGGCTACGGAAGAAATGCTTGTCGATGTACCAAAGTTGGTTTCGGCATATTACGCTGTAATTCCGGACCCGAACATTCCTGAACAGCGGGTGGCCTTCGGTACATCGGGACATCGTGGTTCCTCGTTCAACACTTCATTTAATGAATGGCATATACTTGCGATAACTCAGGCTATTTGTATATACCGGCAGCAACAAAATATCGATGGGCCGCTATTTCTGGGCATAGATACCCATGCACTTTCTGAGCCTGCAAGTACCAGTGCCCTTGAAGTGCTCGCGGCAAATGGAGTGGAAGTAATGATGGCCGAAGGAGACGAATATACGCCAACGCCGGCCGTGTCCTTGGCTATTCTCAATTACAATCGCAATAGAAAAACGGGACTAGCGGACGGAATTATTATTACACCATCGCACAATCCGCCAAAGGATGGGGGCTTAAAATACAATCCGCCGAATGGTGGCGCGTCCGGTACCACGATTACCAACTGGATACAGGATAAAACGAATAAATTTCTTGCCAAAAATCTTTCGGGTGTAAAAAGAATTTCCTACGATAAAGCCTTACATGCGTCCACCACGCACCGGTATGATTATCTCAATTTCTATGTGGAAGAATTGAATGCCGTCCTTGATTTTGATGCCATCCGTGGCGCCAAAATTAACATGGCGGTTGACCCCCTTGGCGGGGCCGGTGTCCATTACTGGCCGGCCATTGCCGATAAATACATGATCGACTTGACGATTGTGAACAAAACCGTTGACCCAACTTTTCGTTTTATGACAGTTGATTGGGACGGACAAATTCGGATGGACCCTTCCTCGCCCTATGCGATGCAAAGCCTATTAAAAAGAAAAAACGATTTCGATATTACGTTTGCCTGTGATACGGACCATGACCGGCACGGCATCGCTACACCAAAGACGGGCTTACTTTCCCCCAATCACTATTTATCTGTGGCAATTTTCTATTTGTTTCAAAACCGCCCGGGCTGGCCAACACGATCGGCAGTTGGTAAAACGGTCGTGACCAGCCAGATGATCGACGGCATCGTGAAAAAGCTTGGAAGAAAATTATATGAGGTTCCCGTAGGTTACAAATGGTTCGAGGAAGGGCTGTTGGATGGTTCACTTGGTTTTGGCGGAGAGGAAAGTGCCGGTGCCTCTTTTTTGCGAAAAGATGGAAGTGTATGGACGACGGATAAGGACGGATTTATTCCGGCCCTGCTATCAGCTGAAATAACGGCTCGCATGGGCAAGGATCCCGGTGAGATCTATGAAGGACTCACCGCAGAATTGGGACAATCGTATTATGACAGGTCCGAAGCACCCGCCACATCGAAACAAAAGCAAATACTCAAACAACTTTCTGCAGATCGGATAAAGGGTGAAGTACTTGCCGGAGAAAAAATTACAGTGATACTGACTAGCGCCACGGGCAATAAACAACCCATTGGAGGATTGAAAGTAGAAACAGAAAATGGGTGGTTTGCCGCCCGCCCTTCTGGAACAGAAAATATTTATAAGATTTATGCAGAAAGTTTTGTTGGTAAAGAACACCTTGAAACCATTATCGGCGAAGCACAAAATATCGTTAACAGTGCATTAAAGAATGTCGAATAA
- a CDS encoding MFS transporter — protein sequence MDKKEKLHRIYLVLLSLFVVMLGYGILLPTLPYYTERLALKDNLDTDLINFHIGMLTSIYPLFQLLFVIVWGKLSDKYGRKPIILLGLVGFVVMNLLTGLATSLSMLYMARIIGGIFTSAVIPVSNAYLSDITSEKRRTKIMAWSGVAISSGVIFGPVLGGFLSQTNLHYTYSFGVFHLDRFSVPFILAALLGFVVLLIIVKWLKNTEVKSRIASEAVKFSFSLSNYFIILLLLSFVMQFVVTLFETVFSIYGKDELAFTTNQVGIGFMLCGSVMAVLQPVFATYGEKILTSKQQITLGLLISGVSLIVFPFVSGVLYIYVTIIIFAAGGAMVTPNLLSAVSLISKENTGRNISIQSSTNSIGQILGPVLGTWLIAGGFYYPFIIAGVTVLVSMGLVYFLKRPNEGIDGPLLADQHKKL from the coding sequence ATGGACAAAAAGGAAAAGCTCCACAGGATATATTTAGTATTGTTGAGTTTATTTGTGGTAATGCTCGGGTACGGTATTTTACTGCCTACCCTTCCGTATTACACGGAAAGGCTGGCTCTAAAAGACAACCTGGATACGGACCTTATCAACTTCCATATCGGAATGTTGACCAGTATTTATCCGTTGTTCCAGCTCTTGTTCGTTATCGTCTGGGGCAAGCTTTCCGATAAATACGGACGTAAACCCATAATACTATTGGGGCTTGTAGGTTTTGTCGTGATGAACTTGCTAACGGGTCTTGCCACTTCCCTGTCGATGCTCTATATGGCCCGTATCATAGGGGGCATCTTTACGTCAGCGGTCATTCCGGTCAGTAATGCCTATTTAAGTGATATTACCTCAGAAAAGCGAAGGACCAAAATAATGGCCTGGTCCGGGGTCGCTATCAGTTCCGGTGTGATATTCGGCCCTGTTCTGGGGGGATTTCTGTCGCAAACGAACCTACACTATACATACTCTTTTGGAGTGTTCCACTTAGACCGTTTTTCGGTTCCCTTTATTTTGGCCGCTCTTTTGGGCTTTGTGGTATTGCTGATAATTGTAAAATGGCTGAAGAATACGGAAGTAAAAAGTCGTATTGCTTCTGAGGCAGTCAAATTCAGTTTTTCCCTTAGTAACTATTTTATCATTTTGTTGCTCTTATCCTTTGTGATGCAGTTCGTGGTTACCCTGTTTGAGACCGTGTTTTCAATTTATGGGAAGGATGAGTTGGCCTTTACAACCAATCAGGTGGGTATTGGTTTTATGCTTTGTGGTTCCGTGATGGCCGTTTTGCAACCGGTATTCGCAACCTATGGCGAAAAAATATTGACCTCTAAACAGCAAATAACATTGGGGTTATTGATATCGGGTGTTTCGTTAATCGTCTTCCCTTTTGTGAGTGGTGTACTATACATTTATGTTACTATTATAATTTTCGCAGCCGGGGGAGCCATGGTGACACCAAACCTGCTTTCGGCAGTTTCCTTAATATCCAAGGAAAACACGGGAAGGAATATATCCATTCAAAGTTCCACGAACAGTATCGGTCAAATTTTGGGTCCGGTATTGGGGACTTGGCTGATTGCCGGAGGGTTTTATTATCCTTTCATCATTGCCGGAGTAACCGTTTTGGTTTCTATGGGATTGGTTTATTTCTTGAAGCGACCAAATGAAGGGATTGACGGGCCTTTATTGGCCGACCAGCATAAAAAACTGTAA
- a CDS encoding MgtC/SapB family protein, which yields MQTHQNISELLSPYILGVLLSTGIGLILGLEREYDKIKDEQGFAGIRTFPIVAIIGFMVGSLNETYTPWLVIVSLATIILFFAISHLSIVQKHSMTGNTTNLALIATFVLGVMVSGHLYKESIATAVIVVTLLSLKTTFRSFIKNITPEELFAFIKFSIIALLILPFLPDKDYGPEGLLNPFEIGAIIVIVSFLNFIGYFLVKYVGSKKGILLTAILGGLISSTAVAWIYASRSKKSPELSKKYAAGIIIASAIMFPRLSVLAYIFNSAILGYLAIPFALLTVVCLVASLLLIRKDTDQPNTDINLGNPLNIWNAIGFGGIYVAILFAVFYGNKFFGESGLYYSALIAGLADTDAITISMAKFALLDEKLILASNVIIAATLSNMTVKLGIAFFKGSKKTGRLVGYAFGAVVLLGILYILLNSWIN from the coding sequence ATGCAAACACATCAAAACATAAGTGAGCTATTAAGCCCCTACATTCTGGGGGTACTCCTGAGCACGGGTATAGGCCTTATCCTTGGACTGGAAAGGGAATATGACAAGATAAAGGATGAGCAGGGGTTTGCCGGTATTCGAACATTTCCGATTGTTGCCATAATAGGCTTTATGGTGGGCAGTTTGAACGAGACGTATACTCCTTGGCTGGTCATTGTTAGTTTGGCGACCATTATTTTGTTTTTTGCCATCAGCCATTTGTCCATTGTGCAGAAACATTCCATGACCGGTAATACCACAAATCTCGCTTTGATTGCCACATTTGTTCTTGGTGTTATGGTTTCGGGCCATTTGTACAAAGAGTCCATTGCCACTGCTGTAATTGTGGTTACGTTGTTATCGCTCAAGACCACCTTCCGCTCGTTCATTAAGAATATAACGCCCGAAGAACTTTTTGCCTTTATCAAATTTTCAATCATTGCCCTGTTGATATTACCATTTCTGCCCGACAAGGATTATGGGCCTGAAGGCCTACTGAACCCTTTTGAGATCGGGGCAATTATTGTCATTGTCTCCTTTCTGAACTTCATCGGATATTTTTTGGTCAAATACGTTGGGTCAAAAAAAGGAATCTTGTTGACCGCTATTCTGGGTGGTTTGATATCGAGTACGGCAGTTGCTTGGATCTATGCCTCCAGAAGCAAGAAGTCTCCCGAGCTTTCAAAAAAATACGCAGCAGGTATCATCATAGCATCGGCAATCATGTTCCCTAGACTTTCGGTTCTCGCCTATATTTTTAATAGTGCCATCCTAGGCTATTTGGCAATCCCCTTTGCCCTGCTTACGGTGGTCTGTCTGGTAGCTTCCCTGCTTTTGATACGTAAGGATACCGATCAGCCGAACACGGACATTAATTTGGGGAATCCGCTCAATATTTGGAATGCGATCGGTTTTGGCGGCATCTATGTGGCCATCCTGTTTGCGGTTTTCTATGGAAATAAATTTTTTGGAGAAAGTGGTCTGTACTATTCGGCATTGATTGCGGGTCTGGCAGATACCGATGCGATAACCATCAGCATGGCTAAATTTGCCTTATTGGATGAAAAATTGATTTTGGCATCCAATGTCATCATTGCAGCGACCCTGAGCAATATGACCGTGAAATTGGGAATTGCCTTTTTTAAGGGCTCTAAAAAAACAGGGCGACTCGTGGGCTATGCCTTTGGGGCGGTCGTCCTTCTTGGCATCCTTTATATCCTGCTTAATTCTTGGATAAATTGA
- a CDS encoding copper-translocating P-type ATPase, translating to MDHSKMDHSKMEDPKSDDHSKMDHSKMNHSNMDHSKMKHGNGDHSGHDGNAPMGMAGHDHHKMMVKDFRKRFWVSLIITIPILFFSPMIQEFFGYDFLLPGNPYYLFALSTFVYFWGAWPFLKGFYGEMKTKGAGMMTLISMAISVAYFYSTATVFGLEGEDFFWELSTLIVIMLLGHWLEMKSVLGASKALQLLVSMLPSEAHKVVGDTIQDVKLDDLIKDDIILIKPGEKIPADGVITEGSSYLNESMLTGESKPVKKGLDDKVIGGAINGNSTLKVKVVHTGKDSYLNKVIKMVDEAQRTKSKMQNLSDRAAKWLTYIALIIGFGTLAVWLILGFPFVFALERMVTVMVIACPHALGLAIPLVVAISTAVSAQNGLLIRNRTAFEESRKISALLFDKTGTLTKGDFGVTRIESVDEKYSTDEVLRLASALEQSSEHPIAVGIIKKVKADKVTIPKPEKFNAITGKGVEANVEGKQVKVVSPGYLRDEKIAIPDDAYSDAAETVVFVLIEGKLAGYIALSDEIRPESADAIKTFKKNNIKVYMATGDNEKTAKAVSDKLGLDGYYAEVLPHQKVEIVKDLQDKEEFVAMTGDGVNDAPALAQANVGVAVGSGSDIAAETADIILVNSNPKDIANLILFGKATYNKMIQNLIWATGYNVVAIPLAAGVFYASGFVLGPAIAAVFMSLSTIIVAINAQLLKRKIAKK from the coding sequence ATGGATCATTCAAAGATGGACCACTCGAAAATGGAAGACCCAAAATCGGACGACCATAGTAAGATGGACCACAGTAAAATGAATCACTCCAATATGGACCATTCAAAAATGAAACACGGAAACGGAGACCATTCCGGTCATGACGGCAACGCACCAATGGGAATGGCAGGGCACGACCACCATAAAATGATGGTGAAGGATTTTAGAAAACGGTTCTGGGTATCGTTGATAATTACCATCCCGATCCTCTTCTTTTCACCCATGATCCAAGAGTTTTTTGGTTATGATTTTCTACTTCCCGGCAATCCATATTACCTATTTGCGCTCTCTACCTTTGTCTATTTTTGGGGCGCATGGCCATTTTTAAAAGGCTTTTATGGTGAAATGAAAACCAAGGGTGCCGGTATGATGACGCTCATATCCATGGCGATCAGTGTCGCTTATTTTTACAGTACCGCTACGGTTTTCGGACTGGAAGGCGAAGATTTCTTCTGGGAATTAAGTACACTTATTGTGATTATGCTCTTGGGGCACTGGTTGGAAATGAAATCGGTCTTAGGAGCTTCAAAAGCATTACAACTATTGGTAAGTATGCTACCTTCCGAAGCACATAAAGTCGTTGGGGATACCATTCAGGACGTTAAGCTGGACGACCTTATAAAAGATGATATCATCCTGATTAAACCAGGAGAAAAAATTCCAGCAGATGGTGTGATAACAGAAGGCTCAAGTTACCTTAATGAATCTATGCTTACTGGAGAGTCCAAACCGGTTAAAAAGGGACTGGATGACAAGGTCATTGGTGGTGCCATAAACGGCAATAGCACCCTAAAAGTGAAGGTAGTGCATACAGGCAAGGACAGTTACTTGAACAAGGTCATCAAGATGGTCGACGAAGCACAGCGCACGAAGTCCAAAATGCAGAACCTTTCCGATAGGGCCGCAAAATGGTTGACCTATATTGCGCTCATTATCGGTTTTGGCACCCTAGCAGTTTGGTTGATTTTGGGCTTCCCATTTGTCTTCGCATTGGAAAGAATGGTTACCGTTATGGTCATCGCCTGTCCGCACGCATTGGGTCTTGCCATTCCTTTGGTAGTGGCCATTTCTACTGCGGTATCTGCCCAAAATGGCTTGTTGATCCGTAACAGAACTGCCTTTGAAGAATCACGCAAAATATCGGCATTGCTCTTTGACAAGACAGGAACCTTGACCAAAGGCGATTTTGGGGTTACCCGAATAGAATCGGTAGATGAAAAATACTCCACGGATGAAGTCTTACGGCTTGCCAGTGCCCTGGAACAAAGCTCCGAACATCCTATTGCCGTAGGTATCATTAAAAAGGTAAAAGCCGATAAGGTGACTATTCCAAAACCTGAAAAATTCAATGCCATTACCGGAAAAGGCGTAGAGGCCAATGTAGAAGGCAAACAGGTAAAAGTAGTAAGTCCAGGCTATCTGCGTGACGAAAAGATTGCCATTCCAGATGATGCCTATAGTGATGCCGCCGAAACCGTGGTATTCGTATTGATAGAAGGAAAATTGGCAGGTTATATCGCACTCTCCGATGAGATCAGACCAGAATCGGCAGATGCTATAAAAACTTTTAAAAAGAATAATATCAAGGTATATATGGCCACTGGTGACAATGAAAAAACCGCCAAGGCTGTTAGCGATAAATTAGGTCTGGACGGTTATTATGCCGAAGTGCTGCCCCATCAAAAAGTGGAAATTGTAAAAGACTTACAGGATAAGGAGGAATTTGTAGCTATGACGGGTGATGGGGTAAATGATGCGCCTGCATTGGCACAGGCCAATGTTGGAGTTGCTGTTGGTTCTGGTTCTGATATTGCTGCCGAGACCGCAGACATTATTTTGGTCAACAGTAATCCAAAGGATATTGCCAACCTCATATTGTTCGGGAAAGCAACTTACAATAAGATGATCCAGAACCTGATATGGGCCACCGGGTATAATGTGGTTGCCATTCCTCTAGCTGCGGGCGTTTTCTATGCCTCAGGTTTTGTGCTGGGGCCAGCTATAGCAGCTGTATTTATGAGCTTGAGCACAATCATTGTAGCCATTAATGCCCAATTGTTGAAAAGAAAAATCGCTAAAAAATAA